The segment CTACCTGGAATGTGGAACCTACAATGAAGTTATAGATGCAATAAAAACCATGAAAGTTCGTGGAGCACCAGCAATTGGTGTTTCAGCAGCATTTGCAATGGCACTTGCAGAAAATGCAGGTGAAAATATGGAAAAAGCTGCAGAAGATGTGAAGAATGCAAGACCCACAGCTGTGAACCTTTTCTGGGCAGTTGACAGGGTGATGGATGCAGTGAAAAGTGGAGTTTCAGCACTGGATGAGGCCCAGAAAATGTACGAGGAAGACATGGAGACCCACAGGGCCATTGGAAAGTATGGATCTGAAGTGATAGATGACGGTGACACCATACTAACCCACTGCAATGCAGGGGCACTTGCATGTGTTGACTACGGCACAGCCCTGGGAGTTGTGAGGGGAGCAAGGGATGCTGGCAAAAATATCAAGGTGATATGTGATGAAACCAGGCCAGTACTCCAGGGTGCAAGGCTCAGTGTCTTTGAAATGCAGCAGGAAAAGATACCTGTAAGGTTGATAGTTGATGGTGCAGCAGGCCACATGATGCAGACTGGAAAGGTTGACAAGGTGGTTATAGGTGCAGACAGAGTTGCAAAGGGGGGAGTTGCCAATAAAATAGGATCCCTCATGGTTGCACTGGCAGCGAAACGATTCAACGTACCCTTCTATGTTGCAGCGCCCAAGAGCACATTTGACTATGAAAACAGTATCTACGACATTGAAATAGAGGAAAGAGATGCATCAGAAGTGTTATACGTTGGAAAATGTAGACTGGCACCTGAGGGAACAGCTGTTGAGAACCCTGCCTTTGATGTTGTACCATCAGACCTCATAACAGGGATCATAACTGAGGATGGGATTGTGAGGCCATTATAAAAATTTGTAAAAAAAAATATTTTATTAAAAAGCATTTTATGGGGAGATTTCAATCTATCCAATAATCCATCCATTTCAATTAATTTACCTTTAAAAAAAGTTTGTTATTATGGAAGCTAAAAAATTCTGGCATCGATCCCCATGTGCCAGACCCCCGGACTCTTGGATTTAACCTTCCTCTTACCCAGAATCTCAACCTTACGTGGATATGCTGTTTCTACTATCCTCTCAATTGGAGTTTCATAATCAGAGGCGAACTCGTAGTAATGGAGTGTTCCTCCAGATTTAAGGGCCTTAACAGCCTGCGGTAGAAATTGCCATGCTGTGCCTGGAAGGTTCATTATGATCCTGTCTGCTTCAACGTTGAGATAGCCTAAAACCTTCTCAACATCCCCTAAAAATGGTTTCACTTCACCCTTGAGTTTGTTGATTTCAGTGTTCCTCATCATGTAGTAGTAAGCCTCTTCATTGATGTCAATTGCGTAGATGGTTACGTTGCGCCGCTTTGCAATGGCAATGGAGAATGGAGCAACCCCTGCAAACATGTCGATTATGGTTTCACCATCTTCAACCTGGTCTCCTATTCTTCTGCGTTCTGTGGCTAATCTGGGGCTGAAGTAGACCTTACGCATGTCCAGCATGAATTTACATCCAAATTCAGTGTGAACAGTTTCTGAGGATCCATCCCCTGCAATATGCTCCAGCTCCCTGGTTCTGATGATCCCTTTGATTTCACTTTTTTTACGGAAAACTGCATTTCTACCTGTGAATTTAAGTGCAGCATCTCCTATTAAATATTTTTCATCCTCAAGATCCTCTGGTATCTCCAGTATCACAACTTCTCCAATGATATCAAATGATTTTTTGATTTCATCCATTTTTTCAGGGTCAATCTTTCCCTTAAGGTAATCTGTGAAACTTTTAGGATCCCTTCGCTGTGATTCAAACTCTGTTTCAACAACCTCTAAATTGCAGCATACCTCTTCTCCAATTAAATCCATTAACTGTGATTTTGGGATTTCCACAATGGGTATGAAAACGAATTCTCCAGAACGCTTTATTTTCCAGTCAAGATCTACAACTGACTCTTTCAGGAGCGTTCTGCGGATGTTATCTGCATTTTTTTTGGGAACTTTCAGGCCGATCATGTAATTCCTCAGATTATAAACATTTTTAAAAGTTTTTAGAATTATTTTTTTTAGAAAATTTTTTAATTCATTTATTATTCTAATTATTTTTTAAACTGCCCTTAACTCCTTTCAAACTGGACTTCAGAATCTTGAAGGGATATTATTAA is part of the Methanobacterium aggregans genome and harbors:
- the mtnA gene encoding S-methyl-5-thioribose-1-phosphate isomerase, whose amino-acid sequence is MKTMYWKNGKLTLLDQTKLPHEITYLECGTYNEVIDAIKTMKVRGAPAIGVSAAFAMALAENAGENMEKAAEDVKNARPTAVNLFWAVDRVMDAVKSGVSALDEAQKMYEEDMETHRAIGKYGSEVIDDGDTILTHCNAGALACVDYGTALGVVRGARDAGKNIKVICDETRPVLQGARLSVFEMQQEKIPVRLIVDGAAGHMMQTGKVDKVVIGADRVAKGGVANKIGSLMVALAAKRFNVPFYVAAPKSTFDYENSIYDIEIEERDASEVLYVGKCRLAPEGTAVENPAFDVVPSDLITGIITEDGIVRPL
- a CDS encoding class I SAM-dependent methyltransferase, yielding MIGLKVPKKNADNIRRTLLKESVVDLDWKIKRSGEFVFIPIVEIPKSQLMDLIGEEVCCNLEVVETEFESQRRDPKSFTDYLKGKIDPEKMDEIKKSFDIIGEVVILEIPEDLEDEKYLIGDAALKFTGRNAVFRKKSEIKGIIRTRELEHIAGDGSSETVHTEFGCKFMLDMRKVYFSPRLATERRRIGDQVEDGETIIDMFAGVAPFSIAIAKRRNVTIYAIDINEEAYYYMMRNTEINKLKGEVKPFLGDVEKVLGYLNVEADRIIMNLPGTAWQFLPQAVKALKSGGTLHYYEFASDYETPIERIVETAYPRKVEILGKRKVKSKSPGVWHMGIDARIF